One Hordeum vulgare subsp. vulgare chromosome 4H, MorexV3_pseudomolecules_assembly, whole genome shotgun sequence DNA window includes the following coding sequences:
- the LOC123447865 gene encoding calmodulin-interacting protein 111-like has product MSSKGQKKKKPSVSPQPSPRTPLSRAREGTGGCILDLPSTAARVAARYPALVPRGGAGSFTGTVLDVVSRGGIRGGEGRLWLSVDAMASAGLRHGCLVSVSLVSSSSNSLDGFPLDSLFEECARFFDLDVDNDLISNEAGVNFVTAKVSPSCEVQKNDIKLSWDLACTLGYPVIGRPLLISPLYTSQAPKQTDGGEFLRVIKCSDLYLSLVPPKVAPPSRNKSESDCHPVRNVMFVESPKRIPSTSPCRNESHDGASYSGSSLCLDRATAKSVLADEKINDLLQISASRWLGGRHLMKGNYVPLPICGKLSMFVVLRAETDGSALDVVHEKSNSMSDAKVSVKLVETPALFLVDRTTKVHLSDLSSSKESGSDKLGFLPEYSICADTGNEDTNHDQRLGGLSEVSAKVKEMISFSLADQICLPMNGLHDLPRYKGILLYGPPGTGKTSLASSCAYDLGANLFTINGPEIISQYHGESEQALYDAFTSAKQAAPAVIFIDELDAIAPARKDGGEELSLRMVATLLKLMDEIGRNDRVILIAATNRLESIDRALLRPGRFDQEIEIGVPSPGQRLDILHLLLSGVHHSLTSDEVESLAFATHGFVGADLAALCNEAALSALRRYISVKESSTQPLGDRATNAENTNIQEFDGLLGHEISSLSSSLSKLTMPTEDYSWTNRGDIIESSELDDKKDELLLLVTKDDFGQAKMKVRPSAMREVMLELPKVQWEDVGGQARIKKQLIEAIQLPQKCPDAFERLGIRPPRGLLMIGPPGCSKTLMARAVASEAKMNFLAVKGPELFSKWVGDSEKAVRSLFAKAKDNAPAILFFDEIDGLAVTRGHGSNGISVADRVLSQLLQEMDGLDQKIGVTVIAATNRPDKIDIALLRPGRFDRLLDVQPPDEADREDIFRIHTRSTPCRHDVNLNELARLTEGYTGADIKLVCREAAVAALDENFDIPEVATTHFKSAIDQVTPSDMKFYQELAARFRRLVDDTDKETMPGTHTEPAT; this is encoded by the exons ATGTCTTCGAAGggccagaagaagaagaagccgtCGGTGTCCCCCCAGCCGTCACCTCGTACCCCCCTCTCTCGCGCCCGTGAAGGCACCGGCGGCTGCATCCTGGACCTCCCGTCCACCGCTGCAAGGGTGGCGGCGCGGTACCCGGCGCTCGTACCCCGCGGAGGCGCCGGTTCTTTCACCGGCACCGTCCTCGATGTGGTCTCCAGGGGCGGGATCCGCGGTGGCGAGGGGAGGCTCTGGCTCTCCGTGGACGCCATGGCCAGCGCCGGGCTGCGGCATGGGTGCCTCGTCTCT GTGTCACTCGTTTCTTCAAGTAGTAACAGTTTAGATGGCTTCCCACTTGATAGCTTATTTGAGGAGTGCGCCAGATTCTTTGATCTTGATGTGGACAATGATCTCATCTCTAATGAAGCTGGAGTGAACTTTGTGACTGCCAAAGTTTCCCCTTCATGTGAG GTTCAAAAGAATGACATCAAGCTCTCTTGGGACCTTGCCTGCACTCTGGGATACCCTGTAATAGGTCGTCCTTTGCTAATTAGCCCCCTATATACATCTCAAGCCCCAAAACAAACTGATGGTGGTGAGTTTTTGAGAGTGATAAAATGCAGCGATCTCTACCTTAGTCTAGTTCCACCAAAAGTTGCACCACCCAGCCGTAATAAGTCAGAGTCTGATTGCCATCCTGTAAGAAATGTGATGTTTGTGGAGTCACCTAAAAGGATTCCTTCAACTTCTCCATGCAGAAATGAATCCCATGATGGTGCATCTTACAGTGGCTCTTCATTGTGCTTGGATCGGGCCACTGCAAAATCAGTATTAGCAGATGAGAAAATAAATGACTTGCTGCAGATTTCTGCATCACGGTGGCTTGGTGGTAGGCACTTAAtgaaaggaaactatgttcctctcCCAATCTGCGGGAAACTATCTATGTTCGTAGTTTTGCGTGCAGAAACAGATGGATCTGCCCTGGATGTAGTGCATGAGAAAAGCAATTCGATGTCTGATGCAAAGGTCTCTGTTAAATTGGTTGAAACCCCTGCTTTGTTCCTTGTTGACAGAACCACAAAAGTGCACCTTTCTGATTTGTCATCTTCAAAGGAGTCTGGGTCAGATAAGCTAGGGTTCCTACCAGAATATTCCATATGTGCTGATACAGGAAATGAAGATACCAATCATGACCAAAGGCTTGGTGGGTTATCTGAAGTGTCAGCAAAAGTAAAAGAAATGATTTCATTTTCGCTGGCAGATCAAATTTGTCTGCCGATGAATGGTTTGCATGATTTACCAAG GTATAAAGGTATTCTTCTTTATGGTCCACCTGGAACAGGGAAAACCTCTCTTGCGTCTTCATGTGCCTATGATCTGGGAGCCAATCTTTTTACAATCAATGGACCAGAGATTATTAGTCAGTATCACGGTGAAAGTGAACAAGCATTGTATGACGCTTTCACTTCAGCTAAGCAAGCTGCACCTGCTGTG ATATTTATTGATGAATTGGATGCGATTGCTCCAGCCAGGAAGGATGGAGGCGAGGAGTTATCTCTTCGAATGGTGGCCACTCTGTTAAAACTGATGGATGAGATTGGCCGCAATGATCGTGTTATCCTGATTGCTGCTACAAATCGGCTTGAAAGTATTGATCGTGCATTACTACGCCCAGGAAGATTCGATCAAGAAATTGAAATAG GAGTACCATCACCAGGACAGAGGCTGGACATACTTCACCTCCTTCTAAGTGGAGTTCACCACTCTCTCACTAGTGACgaagttgagtcccttgcttttgCCACTCATGGATTCGTGGGTGCTGATCTAGCTGCACTCTGCAACGAAGCTGCATTAAGTGCTCTTCGCCGTTATATCAGTGTAAAGGAAAGTTCAACTCAACCACTTGGTGATCGTGCCACAAATGCAGAAAATACTAATATTCAAGAATTCGATGGCCTTTTGGGTCATGAAATAAGCTCATTATCATCATCTCTCTCAAAGTTAACCATGCCAACGGAGGATTATAGCTGGACCAATAGAGGTGATATCATAGAAAGTAGCGAGCTGGATGATAAGAAAGATGAGTTGCTATTGTTGGTGACTAAAGATGACTTTGGACAAGCTAAAATGAAAGTTAGACCAAGTGCAATGCGTGAG GTAATGCTAGAGCTTCCGAAGGTACAATGGGAAGATGTTGGTGGTCAAGCCAGGATCAAGAAGCAGTTAATTGAAGCCATCCAGTTGCCACAGAAATGCCCAGACGCATTTGAACGCTTAGGGATCCGCCCTCCTCGAGGATTGTTAATGATTGGACCACCAGGTTGCAGTAAGACATTGATGGCTCGAGCTGTAGCTTCTGAAGCAAAAATGAATTTCCTTGCAGTTAAGGGTCCTGAGCTTTTCAGCAAATGGGTTGGTGACTCTGAAAAGGCAGTGAGATCATTATTTGCGAAGGCGAAGGATAATGCGCCTGCAATATTATTTTTTGATGAAATAGATGGGCTTGCAGTAACTCGTGGCCATGGAAGTAATGGCATATCTGTTGCTGATAGGGTACTCAGTCAGCTGCTACAGGAAATGGATG GTTTGGACCAAAAGATTGGTGTCACTGTTATTGCAGCTACAAATCGTCCTGACAAAATCGATATTGCACTTCTGAGACCAG GTCGTTTCGATAGACTGCTTGATGTTCAGCCACCAGATGAAGCTGACCGTGAAGATATTTTCCGGATTCATACACGCAGCACTCCCTGCCGTCATGATGTCAATCTAAACGAACTCGCTAGACTCACAGAAGGTTACACCGGTGCGGACATAAAGCTCGTCTGCAGGGAAGCTGCTGTAGCTGCTCTTGAT GAGAACTTTGACATCCCAGAAGTAGCAACTACACACTTCAAGTCGGCAATCGACCAAGTAACTCCATCAGATATGAAGTTTTACCAAGAACTTGCGGCAAGATTCCGCCGACTCGTTGATGACACGGATAAAGAAACAATGCCCGGAACACATACTGAACCTGCCACATAG